TGCCCTCGCCCTCGAAGGGCTGAGGGATCCCGCCATCCGGTTCTGGAGCGTCTGGAAGGGCGAGGACCTCGCCGGCATGGGCGCGCTTCGCCGGATCGACGCGGGGAACGGAGAGATCAAGTCGATGCGGGTGGCGGACGCCTTCCTGGGCCAGGGCGTTGGCCGGGCCATCCTGGATCACATCCTTTCAGAGGCCCGGGGCCTGGGCCTTGCGGTGCTCTGGCTTGAGACCGGCTCGGTTGAAGGCTTCATTCCGGCCCGCACGCTGTACGCGAGCGTCGGGTTCACGACCTGCGGGCCCTTCGACACCTATGGCCCCGATCCCTTCAGCGTCTTCATGACCCTCAGGCTCTGAGGCTCAGCGCCAGTACCAGTAGCGCCACAACTCGGTGAAACCGGCGGCGCGGTAGAGCCGACGGGCCGGGTTTCCGGCCTCCACCTGCAGCACCAGTTCCTTCAGCCCCCAAGCGGCGGCCTCGCGCGCGAAGGCCGCGAGGATGCGGCCCGCGTGACCCTGCCCCCTCTGGTCGGGCGCGGTGCGCATGCCATGGATCCCGCCTACACCCCCGGCGCGGGACAGGACACCGACCGCAAGGGTCCGGTCGCCTTCGCGAACGGCGGCGTATCGTGCGCCGGGAGAGCGCGACAACTGGGCCACGCGTCGGGCGCCCTCATCCGCATCGAAGCCCGGTCCGCAGAAGGTCGCCGCCCAGTCTTCGTCCGGCGCCGCCAGCAGGACCGGCCAGGGTCCCCTGACCCCGGGGTTGGCGAAGCTGGAGACCACCCCGGACCCGGCGGTCATCATCCAGGTCGGCTCTGAGGGACGATAGCCCGCCTCGGCGAGGCACCGGATCACGGGAGACAGGGGGGCGAGGTCCGGAACCCGGAAGGACGCCGGCAGGCCCTCGACGGCGTAGGCCTCTACCAGGGCCGGGGTCACCGGCGGCGGCGGTTCGTGCGCGAGGGGCGCCGCAGAGCGTGCGCGGCCCATGGGCCCGTCGTCGAGGCCCAGAATCCAGCCGTCCCGCTCCACCACCCGGCGCGGCGCAACGCCTGCGACGGTCGCGCGCTCGAGCCGGGCAACGTCGTCGGCCTCCACCTCAGCCCTTGTCCCGCAGCAGCCGGGCCTTGTCCCTCTGCCAGTCCCGCTCGGCGGAGGTCTCGCGCTTGTCGTGCAGCTTCTTGCCCTTGGCCAGGGCCAGCTCCAGCTTGGCCAGGCCCTTGTCGTTCCAATAGAGCTTGGTCGGG
The sequence above is a segment of the Phenylobacterium parvum genome. Coding sequences within it:
- a CDS encoding GNAT family N-acetyltransferase, translated to MNLTAMPRGDRLPDDLRFELDDLSRQPVRDLVARHLAGMHAQSPPESVHALALEGLRDPAIRFWSVWKGEDLAGMGALRRIDAGNGEIKSMRVADAFLGQGVGRAILDHILSEARGLGLAVLWLETGSVEGFIPARTLYASVGFTTCGPFDTYGPDPFSVFMTLRL
- a CDS encoding GNAT family N-acetyltransferase produces the protein MEADDVARLERATVAGVAPRRVVERDGWILGLDDGPMGRARSAAPLAHEPPPPVTPALVEAYAVEGLPASFRVPDLAPLSPVIRCLAEAGYRPSEPTWMMTAGSGVVSSFANPGVRGPWPVLLAAPDEDWAATFCGPGFDADEGARRVAQLSRSPGARYAAVREGDRTLAVGVLSRAGGVGGIHGMRTAPDQRGQGHAGRILAAFAREAAAWGLKELVLQVEAGNPARRLYRAAGFTELWRYWYWR